The Erigeron canadensis isolate Cc75 chromosome 4, C_canadensis_v1, whole genome shotgun sequence genome window below encodes:
- the LOC122598377 gene encoding ABC transporter G family member 1-like, whose translation MGGLANGIRPEPDAEEGWGVELVESEPRVVDKRGSGAYLTWEELGVVVPSSKWVAGKDGDKSLLNDVTGYAKPGEILAIMGPSGCGKSTLLDSLAGRLPSNTRHTGRVLINGRKQRLTYGTLAYMTQEPVLTWTLSVKETVYYSAELQLPKRMPRSEKRARADTTIREMGLQDTVNTRIGGWGVKGLSGGQKRRLAICLELLTHPKLLLIDEPTSGLDSAASYYVMNQIAKLTQQYRMTVLAAIHQPSSQVFGLFNNLCLLSLGKTIYFGPNFAANQFFTVNGFPCPALQNPADHYLITINTEFTEDTMIPVEQVINTLSSSYKSSQIYSDVQSEIANINGEEEELIERKGSIQGSFVTQCLALSQRSFMNMYRDPGYYWLRLGIYIILGFSLGSVSYQIGDGFDSVNTRASMIMFVTSFLTMLAIGGFPSFVEEIKVFQWERLNGHYGVGSYVTSHAISSTPYLLVISMIPGAIAYLLMGFQTEPSKYTYFTLVLFVSMLLVECLMMIVACIVPNLLMGIISGAGIQGLMILGAGFFRLPNDLPHVFWKYPMYYISFNRYALQGLYKNEFEGLKFPEYLGGPPTIDGKMILRDALQLEIGYSKWIDLGILFGMVVVYRILLFYTIKTLERVGPTLRSSSNFHI comes from the exons ATGGGTGGTTTGGCTAACGGAATACGTCCAGAACCAGATGCAGAAGAAGGATGGGGCGTCGAACTTGTCGAGTCTGAGCCTCGAGTGGTGGATAAAAGGGGGAGTGGAGCCTATCTGACGTGGGAGGAACTTGGCGTTGTAGTTCCAAGCTCAAAGTGGGTTGCAGGAAAAGATGGAGACAAATCTTTGCTTAATGATGTCACTGGTTATGCTAAGCCAGGAGAGATTCTTGCCATTATGGGTCCTTCTGGTTGTGGCAAGTCCACTCTTCTAGATTCTTTAGCTG GGCGATTGCCTTCGAATACAAGGCACACTGGAAGAGTTCTAATTAATGGACGTAAACAAAGGCTTACATATGGTACTTTG GCGTATATGACTCAAGAACCAGTTTTAACATGGACTCTATCAGTTAAAGAAACGGTCTACTACTCAGCTGAACTCCAACTGCCTAAGAGGATGCCAAGATCTGAGAAGAGGGCGAGAGCAGATACAACTATAAGAGAGATGGGGCTCCAAGATACCGTGAACACAAGAATAGGAGGTTGGGGGGTCAAAGGACTAAGCGGTGGCCAAAAAAGGCGTCTAGCCATCTGTCTAGAACTGTTGACACACCCCAAGCTTCTATTAATTGACGAGCCTACAAGTGGTCTTGACAGTGCAGCATCATACTATGTCATGAACCAGATTGCCAAGCTTACGCAGCAATACAGGATGACAGTTTTAGCAGCGATCCATCAACCAAGTAGTCAAGTTTTTGGACTTTTTAATAATCTTTGTCTTCTTTCTTTGGGCAAAACAATCTATTTCGGTCCAAATTTTGCTGCAAATCAG TTTTTTACCGTAAATGGCTTTCCTTGTCCCGCTCTACAAAATCCTGCAGATCACTACCTCATAACTATCAACACAGAGTTCACTGAG GATACCATGATACCAGTTGAGCAAGTAATCAACACACTTTCTTCATCCTACAAGTCATCTCAGATATATTCGGATGTCCAAAGTGAAATTGCCAATATAAATGGAGAG GAAGAAGAATTGATTGAGAGAAAAGGAAGCATTCAAGGCAGTTTTGTTACACAGTGTTTGGCACTATCGCAAAGATCATTTATGAACATGTATCGGGATCCAGGATACTATTGGTTGAGGCTtggtatatatatcatcttgGGTTTTTCTTTAGGATCGGTCTCCTACCAAATTGGTGACGGATTTGACTCTGTAAAT ACTAGAGCTTCAATGATCATGTTTGTCACGTCATTCCTGACCATGTTAGCCATTGGTGGGTTTCCTTCATTCGTGGAGGAAATAaag GTTTTCCAATGGGAAAGATTAAACGGGCACTATGGAGTTGGATCGTATGTTACAAGTCATGCCATCTCTTCAACGCCATATCTACTTGTCATCTCCATGATCCCAGGAGCCATAGCCTACTTACTCATGGGATTTCAAACGGAACCTTCAAAATACACCTATTTCACACTAGTCCTCTTTGTGTCAATGTTATTGGTTGAATGTCTCATGATGATCGTCGCATGCATTGTTCCAAATTTACTCATGGGCATCATATCCGGTGCTGGAATCCAAGGGTTGATGATACTAGGTGCAGGGTTTTTTCGGTTGCCAAACGATCTACCTCATGTCTTCTGGAAATACCCAATGTATTATATTTCCTTTAATAGATATGCCTTACAAGGATTGtacaaaaatgaatttgaagGACTTAAATTTCCTGAGTATCTAGGAGGTCCTCCTACCATTGACGGTAAGATGATACTAAGGGATGCATTGCAGCTCGAAATAGGTTACTCTAAGTGGATTGATCTCGGAATCTTGTTTGGTATGGTGGTTGTATATAGGATACTACTTTTTTATACCATTAAGACATTAGAAAGGGTTGGGCCAACGTTAAGATCGAGTTCTAATTTTCATATCTAG
- the LOC122598268 gene encoding ABC transporter G family member 1-like, producing MGGLAHNNGIRPEPDEEEGWGIELVKSESRVVDKRGSGAYLTWEELGVVVPSSKWVAGKDGDKSLLKGVTGYAKPGEILAIMGPSGCGKSTLLDYLAGRLPSNTRYTGRVLVNGRKQRLTYGTLAYMTQEPVLTWTLSVKETVYYSAELQLPKRMPRSEKRARADTTIREMGLQDTVNTRIGGWGVKGLSGGQKRRLAICLELLTHPKLLLLDEPTSGLDSAASYYVMNQIAKLTQQYKMTVLAAIHQPSSQVFGLFNNLCLLSLGKTIYFGPNFAANQFFAVNGFPCPALQNPADHYLITINTEFAEDTVVPVEQVINTLSSSYKSSQTYLDVQREISNINGEEGDLIKRKGNLQASFITQYLVLSKRSFINMYRDPGYYWLRLGIYIMLAFSIGSVSYHIGDEFDSINTRASMIMFVASFLTILAIGGFPSFIEEIKVFQWERLNGHYGVGSFVTSHAISSMPYLLVISFIPGTIAYLLMGFQRETSRYTYFILVLFVSMLLVECLMMIVACIVPNLLMGIISGAGIQGLMILSAGFFRLPNDLPHVLWKYPLYYISFHKYVLQGLYKNEIEGLKFPEYLGGPPIVDGEMILKDVLHVAMGYSKWIDLGILFGMVVVYRILLLCTIKTVERVGPAIRALISSSTFRV from the exons atgggtggtTTGGCTCATAATAACGGAATACGTCCAGAACCAGATGAAGAAGAAGGATGGGGCATCGAACTTGTCAAGTCCGAGTCTCGTGTGGTGGATAAAAGGGGGAGTGGGGCCTATTTGACGTGGGAGGAACTTGGCGTTGTTGTTCCGAGCTCAAAGTGGGTTGCAGGAAAAGATGGAGACAAATCCTTACTTAAGGGTGTCACTGGTTATGCAAAGCCAGGAGAGATTCTTGCCATTATGGGTCCTTCTGGTTGTGGCAAGTCCACTCTGCTAGATTATCTGGCTG GGCGGTTGCCTTCAAATACAAGATACACTGGAAGAGTTCTTGTTAATGGACGTAAACAAAGGCTTACATATGGTACTTTG GCGTATATGACTCAAGAACCAGTTTTAACATGGACTCTATCAGTTAAAGAAACGGTCTACTACTCAGCTGAACTCCAACTGCCTAAGAGGATGCCAAGATCTGAGAAGAGGGCGAGAGCAGATACAACTATAAGAGAGATGGGGCTCCAAGATACCGTGAACACAAGAATAGGAGGTTGGGGGGTCAAAGGACTAAGCGGTGGCCAAAAAAGGCGTCTAGCCATCTGTCTAGAGCTGTTGACACACCCCAAGCTTCTATTACTTGATGAGCCTACAAGTGGTCTCGACAGTGCAGCATCATACTATGTCATGAACCAGATTGCCAAGCTTACTCAGCAATACAAGATGACAGTTTTAGCAGCAATCCATCAACCAAGTAGTCAAGTTTTTGGACTTTTTAATAACCTTTGTCTTCTTTCTTTGGGGAAAACAATCTATTTCGGTCCAAATTTTGCTGCAAATCAG TTTTTTGCAGTAAATGGCTTTCCTTGTCCAGCTTTACAAAATCCTGCAGATCACTACCTCATAACTATCAACACAGAGTTCGCTGAG GACACTGTGGTACCAGTTGAGCAAGTAATCAACACACTTTCTTCATCCTACAAGTCATCTCAGACATATTTGGATGTCCAAcgtgaaatatcaaatataaatgGAGAG GAAGGAGATTTGATCAAGAGAAAAGGAAACCTTCAAGCCAGTTTCATTACACAGTACTTGGTGCTATCGAAAAGATCATTCATTAACATGTACCGCGATCCAGGATACTACTGGTTGAGGCTTGGTATATATATCATGCTGGCATTTTCAATAGGATCTGTCTCCTACCATATTGGTGACGAATTTGACTCCATAAAT ACTAGGGCTTCAATGATCATGTTTGTCGCGTCATTCCTAACCATCTTAGCCATTGGTGGGTTCCCTTCATTCATAGAAGAAATAAAG GTGTTCCAATGGGAAAGGTTAAACGGGCACTATGGAGTTGGATCGTTTGTTACCAGTCATGCCATCTCTTCAATGCCATACCTACTCGTCATCTCCTTCATCCCAGGAACCATAGCTTACTTGCTTATGGGATTTCAAAGAGAAACTTCACGATACACTTATTTCATACTAGTCCTCTTTGTGTCAATGTTGTTGGTCGAATGTCTCATGATGATCGTAGCATGCATTGTGCCAAATTTACTCATGGGAATCATATCTGGTGCTGGAATCCAAGGCTTGATGATACTAAGTGCAGGGTTCTTTCGGTTGCCAAACGATCTACCTCATGTATTATGGAAATACCCCTTGTATTATATTTCCTTTCACAAATATGTATTACAAGGATTGTACAAAAATGAGATTGAAGGGCTTAAATTCCCAGAGTATTTAGGAGGTCCTCCTATCGTTGATGGCGAGATGATACTGAAGGATGTATTGCACGTCGCAATGGGTTACTCTAAGTGGATTGACCTTGGAATCTTGTTTGGTATGGTGGTTGTTTACAGGATACTACTTTTGTGTACCATTAAGACCGTAGAAAGGGTTGGACCTGCGATTAGAGCTTTAATATCGAGTTCAACTTTCCGTGTTTAG
- the LOC122598506 gene encoding ABC transporter G family member 1-like — protein sequence MGSVVHKNEISRDYKKQDMEMVDSESLVMKRSTGAYLTWEEVGVYVSRSNGSSARKDGCKSILFGATGYAKPGEIVAIMGPSGCGKSTLLDALAGRLASNARHTGRVLVNGRKLKHTYGTMAYMTQEQVLTWTLTVKETVYYSAELQLPKSMSRSMKMDRADRTIREMGLQKAMNTRIGGWGIKGLSGGQRRRLSICLELLTRPKLLLLDEPTSGLDSAASYYVMNQIVMLTQEYGMTVLAAIHQPSSYVFGLFNNLCLLSLGKTIYFGPTLAASQFFEVNGFPCPDVQSPADHYLLTINTDFDDDSINGDTAVEKLIDVLAESYKSHVIYMEAQSEIAAICGQEGSPIEKNRSLQACSITQCRVLAERSFLNMYRDIGYYWLRLGIYIALGFAVGTVFYDIGSGFGSLNARISMLMFVASFLTILAIGGFPSFVEELKVFQWERLNGHYGVGSFVISHAISSTPYLLVISLIPGVIAYSLSGLQKEYARFVFFALVLLASMLLVECLMMIVATVVPNLLMGIISGAGVQGLMILSAGFFRLPNDLPKVFWRYPMYYISFHRYALQGLYKNEFAGLKFPKYSGGPPTIDGETILKGVLQIEMGYSKWVDLGILFGMVFVYRVILFYTIKMTEKLKPVIRAFLLSSTFGS from the exons ATGGGTAGTGTGgtacataaaaatgaaataagtcGCGACTACAAAAAACAGGACATGGAAATGGTTGATTCCGAGTCACTCGTGATGAAAAGGAGTACTGGAGCTTACTTGACATGGGAAGAGGTGGGAGTATATGTTTCAAGATCTAATGGAAGCAGTGCAAGAAAAGATGGAtgtaaatcaatactttttggTGCCACTGGCTACGCTAAACCGGGAGAGATTGTTGCCATTATGGGTCCTTCTGGTTGTGGCAAATCTACTCTCCTTGACGCTTTGGCAG GGCGATTGGCATCAAACGCTAGGCACACTGGACGAGTTCTAGTGAATGGAAGGAAACTTAAACATACCTATGGCACAATG GCATATATgactcaagaacaagttttaaCATGGACTCTTACGGTCAAAGAAACAGTCTACTACTCTGCTGAGCTGCAACTGCCAAAGTCGATGAGTAGATCTATGAAGATGGACAGAGCTGATAGAACTATAAGGGAGATGGGGCTGCAAAAAGCAATGAATACAAGAATTGGAGGGTGGGGGATCAAAGGACTTAGTGGTGGTCAAAGAAGGCGGTTAAGCATCTGCCTAGAACTCTTGACACGCCCCAAGCTTCTCTTGCTTGATGAGCCTACGAGTGGTCTTGACAGCGCAGCGTCATATTATGTAATGAATCAGATTGTTATGCTCACTCAAGAATATGGGATGACGGTCTTAGCAGCCATCCATCAACCTAGTAGTTATGTTTTTGGGCTCTTTAACAATCTATGTCTTCTCTCTTTgggaaaaacaatatattttggTCCTACCTTAGCAGCAAGTCAG TTTTTTGAAGTGAACGGTTTTCCTTGTCCAGATGTACAGAGTCCAGCAGATCATTACCTCTTAACTATCAACACAGATTTTGATGAT GACAGCATTAATGGAGATACCGCTGTTGAGAAACTAATTGATGTACTTGCTGAATCCTACAAGTCACATGTAATATATATGGAAGCCCAAAGTGAAATAGCTGCTATATGTGGACAG GAAGGAAGCCCTATTGAGAAAAACAGAAGCCTGCAAGCTTGTTCAATTACACAGTGTCGGGTGCTAGCAGAAAGATCATTCTTAAATATGTATCGCGATATAGGATACTACTGGTTACGGCTTGGTATATATATTGCTTTGGGGTTTGCAGTGGGAACAGTCTTTTATGATATTGGCTCTGGGTTCGGGTCCTTAAAT GCTAGGATTTCAATGCTCATGTTTGTGGCTTCATTCCTTACCATCTTGGCCATCGGTGGTTTCCCATCGTTCGTGGAGGAATTGAAG GTCTTTCAATGGGAAAGATTAAATGGCCATTATGGCGTTGGATCATTTGTTATCAGCCACGCCATATCGTCAACGCCCTACCTACTAGTCATCTCACTAATTCCAGGAGTAATAGCTTACTCACTTTCAGGACTTCAGAAAGAATATGCACGATTTGTCTTTTTTGCACTAGTCCTCCTTGCATCAATGTTACTAGTTGAATGCTTGATGATGATCGTAGCAACCGTCGTGCCAAATTTACTAATGGGCATCATATCTGGTGCTGGAGTCCAAGGCTTGATGATTTTAAGTGCAGGATTTTTCCGGTTGCCAAACGATCTACCTAAAGTTTTTTGGAGATATCCCATGTACTACATTTCATTTCACAGGTATGCATTACAGGGATTGTATAAAAATGAGTTTGCCGGGCTTAAGTTCCCCAAGTACTCAGGAGGTCCTCCTACCATTGATGGAGAGACAATATTGAAGGGTGTACTGCAGATCGAGATGGGATACTCTAAATGGGTCGATCTCGGAATCTTGTTTGGTATGGTGTTTGTATATAGGGTAATACTCTTCTATACTATAAAGATGACAGAGAAACTAAAGCCTGTAATTAGAGCTTTCTTGTTG